From the Daphnia magna isolate NIES linkage group LG3, ASM2063170v1.1, whole genome shotgun sequence genome, one window contains:
- the LOC116919435 gene encoding coiled-coil-helix-coiled-coil-helix domain-containing protein 7 encodes MEEHKISELERSNQRRTKNRQATEFNNDLNNPCSKEHKMANECSSNNFQDRDKCKAYFANYRACMEFWTNIKAERRRERIRPLLPPPEEREQILQDARSKAKLS; translated from the exons ATGGAGGAACACAAAATAAGTGAGCTAGAGCGAAGCAATCAAAGACGCACAAAAAATCGCCAAGCCACTGAATTCAATAACGATTTAAACAATCCCTGCTCAAAA GAACACAAGATGGCGAATGAATGTTCATCAAACAACTTCCAAGATAGGGATAAATGCAAAGCATACTTTGCAAATTATCGAGCTTGCATGGAATTCTGG ACCAACATAAAagctgaaagaagaagagaacgaaTCCGTCCATTGTTACCTCCACCTGAAGAAAGGGAGCAAATTCTTCAGGATGCACGAAGCAAGGCCAAACTTTCATAA